One region of Phaeobacter inhibens DSM 16374 genomic DNA includes:
- the trpS gene encoding tryptophan--tRNA ligase, producing the protein MTETTFTPRVFSGIQPSGNLHLGNYLGALKRFVDWQAKDVESIYCMVDMHAITVWQDPADLKKSTRELCAGFIAAGLDPEQSILINQSQVPEHAQLAWIFNCVARMGWMQRMTQWKDKAGKNAQNASLGLFAYPALMAADILVYHATHVPVGEDQKQHLELTRDIAMKFNHDYGVDFFPVTEPVIEGAATRVMSLRDGSKKMSKSDASDASRINLTDDADTIAKKIRKAKTDPDALPSEVEGLEGRPEARNLVNIYAAMAEQSVDQVLADVGGKAFSEFKPMLADLSVAKMSPITTEMARLMQHQDEIDKILARGSERAREITAPILRKTYDIVGMVAPVTL; encoded by the coding sequence ATGACCGAGACCACATTCACGCCCCGCGTGTTTTCCGGCATCCAGCCATCGGGCAATCTGCACCTTGGCAACTATCTTGGCGCGCTGAAGCGGTTCGTGGACTGGCAGGCCAAGGACGTGGAGAGCATCTACTGCATGGTCGATATGCACGCGATCACCGTCTGGCAGGATCCGGCGGATCTGAAGAAATCCACGCGCGAGCTTTGCGCCGGGTTCATCGCCGCCGGGCTTGACCCTGAACAGTCGATCCTGATCAACCAAAGCCAGGTACCCGAGCATGCGCAGCTGGCGTGGATCTTCAACTGCGTTGCCCGCATGGGCTGGATGCAGCGGATGACCCAGTGGAAGGACAAGGCCGGTAAGAATGCGCAGAACGCCTCGCTTGGTCTGTTCGCATATCCGGCGCTGATGGCGGCTGATATTCTGGTCTACCACGCCACCCATGTGCCCGTGGGCGAAGATCAAAAGCAGCATCTGGAACTGACCCGCGACATCGCGATGAAGTTCAATCACGACTACGGCGTCGATTTCTTTCCGGTGACCGAGCCGGTGATCGAAGGCGCGGCCACACGCGTCATGTCGCTGCGGGACGGGTCGAAGAAAATGTCCAAATCGGATGCGTCTGATGCCAGCCGCATCAACCTGACAGATGATGCCGACACCATCGCCAAGAAGATCCGCAAGGCCAAGACCGACCCTGACGCCCTGCCCTCCGAGGTTGAGGGGCTGGAAGGACGGCCGGAGGCACGCAATCTGGTCAACATCTACGCCGCCATGGCAGAGCAATCGGTTGATCAGGTGCTGGCGGATGTCGGCGGCAAGGCGTTTTCGGAGTTTAAACCGATGCTGGCAGATCTGTCGGTTGCGAAAATGAGCCCGATCACCACCGAAATGGCCCGGCTGATGCAACATCAGGACGAGATCGACAAAATTCTCGCACGTGGATCGGAGCGTGCCCGAGAAATCACAGCCCCCATCCTTCGCAAAACTTATGACATTGTGGGCATGGTCGCGCCGGTCACTCTGTGA
- a CDS encoding rhomboid family intramembrane serine protease, whose amino-acid sequence MEYQKEPSPVNPLPPVVVALVLIIMGIEAGFSLGARGIFGGPEAVGWRLEAIQTYSFSSDIFWWMWETGQWPTEHLIRFVSYPFVHVAFTQTLFVCVFVLAMGKMVGEIFGDLAMVLVFLVSGIGGAVGYALLTQSSVPLIGGFPAVYGLIGAFTYILWRQLSLVGAQQSRAFTLIAFLMGIQLLFGLLFGGTLDWVADLCGFATGFGLSFFLAPGGWARIRNHIRRE is encoded by the coding sequence ATGGAATACCAAAAAGAGCCGTCTCCGGTGAACCCGCTGCCGCCGGTTGTGGTGGCGCTTGTGCTGATCATCATGGGGATCGAAGCCGGGTTTTCGCTTGGCGCGCGCGGGATCTTTGGCGGGCCTGAGGCCGTCGGCTGGCGGCTGGAGGCAATTCAGACCTATTCGTTCTCTTCCGACATCTTCTGGTGGATGTGGGAGACCGGGCAATGGCCGACGGAGCATCTGATCCGTTTTGTTTCTTACCCCTTTGTGCATGTCGCATTCACCCAGACCCTGTTTGTCTGCGTTTTCGTGCTCGCCATGGGTAAGATGGTGGGCGAGATTTTTGGCGATCTGGCCATGGTGCTGGTGTTTCTGGTCTCCGGCATCGGCGGCGCTGTTGGCTATGCGCTGCTGACCCAATCATCGGTGCCGCTGATCGGTGGCTTTCCCGCGGTCTACGGGCTGATCGGGGCCTTCACCTATATCCTGTGGCGGCAGCTGTCGCTTGTCGGCGCGCAGCAAAGCCGCGCCTTTACGCTGATTGCCTTTCTGATGGGGATCCAGCTGCTGTTTGGCCTGCTGTTCGGCGGCACCCTTGACTGGGTCGCCGATCTCTGCGGCTTTGCCACCGGCTTTGGCCTGTCCTTCTTCCTCGCCCCCGGCGGCTGGGCCCGCATCCGCAATCATATCCGCAGGGAGTGA
- the murJ gene encoding murein biosynthesis integral membrane protein MurJ produces MKPIKLLSGFLTVGFWTLASRILGFLREILITAYIGPGPLMDAFVAAFRLPNMFRRFFAEGAFNAAFVPMFAKRLESGEDPQGFAQEAFNLLAITVLLLVGLGMVFMPALVWATAGGFVGDARFDLAVGYGQIVFPYILCMSLAALFSGVLNATGRFAAAAAAPVLLNIFACAAMVAGAVLGGEVISWLVWTIPVAGVAQLALVWIAASRTGIRLRPGLPRWTPQMKNLVRVALPAALAMGVTQINLVVGQQVASDIENAVSWLFVADRLYQLPLGVVGIAIGIVLLPDLSRRLRAGDDAGARDAFSRAGEFSLLLTLPSTAAFLAVPLVLVSVLYERGATGADDVAAIALAVAIYGAGLPAFVLQKVLQPLFFAREDTRSPFRYAVVAMVINAVLAFGLKPYLGWIAPAIAATVAGWTMVACLWLGARRMGEVARFDQRFYDRSLRILTASAIMGAVLFGLVQQFGWLFYLPSWRYLALLGLIVLGAVVYFGVGQIIGAVRLGDIKRAVRRGGTPTQ; encoded by the coding sequence TGTGGCGGCGTTCCGGCTGCCCAACATGTTCCGCCGTTTCTTTGCCGAGGGGGCGTTCAACGCAGCCTTTGTGCCGATGTTTGCCAAGCGGCTGGAGAGCGGCGAGGATCCGCAGGGCTTTGCACAGGAAGCGTTCAACCTGCTGGCCATCACGGTTCTGCTGCTGGTCGGGCTTGGCATGGTGTTCATGCCCGCACTGGTCTGGGCCACGGCAGGCGGTTTTGTGGGCGATGCGCGGTTTGATCTGGCGGTGGGCTACGGGCAGATCGTCTTTCCCTATATTCTATGCATGTCGCTGGCGGCGCTGTTTTCCGGTGTGCTGAATGCCACCGGGCGGTTTGCGGCGGCGGCGGCGGCGCCTGTCTTGCTCAACATCTTTGCCTGCGCCGCCATGGTGGCAGGCGCTGTTTTGGGCGGCGAGGTCATAAGTTGGCTGGTCTGGACCATTCCGGTGGCCGGTGTCGCGCAGTTGGCGCTGGTGTGGATCGCCGCCAGCCGGACCGGTATACGCCTGCGCCCCGGCCTGCCCCGTTGGACGCCGCAGATGAAAAACCTCGTCCGTGTGGCGCTGCCGGCGGCACTGGCGATGGGGGTGACACAGATCAATCTGGTGGTCGGGCAGCAGGTGGCCTCTGACATTGAAAACGCGGTGAGCTGGTTGTTTGTCGCGGATCGTCTGTATCAGCTGCCGCTGGGGGTCGTGGGCATTGCCATCGGCATCGTGCTGCTGCCGGATCTGTCGCGCCGCCTGCGGGCGGGTGACGATGCGGGCGCACGCGATGCGTTCTCACGTGCCGGCGAATTCTCACTGCTGCTCACGCTGCCCTCAACTGCGGCTTTTCTTGCCGTTCCGTTGGTTCTTGTGTCCGTCCTGTATGAACGCGGCGCGACCGGTGCCGATGACGTGGCCGCCATTGCCTTGGCGGTTGCCATCTATGGCGCTGGCCTGCCCGCCTTTGTGCTGCAAAAGGTGCTGCAGCCGCTGTTCTTTGCCCGCGAGGATACGCGCTCACCGTTCCGCTACGCAGTGGTGGCGATGGTGATCAATGCGGTGCTGGCTTTTGGCCTGAAACCCTATCTGGGCTGGATCGCCCCTGCCATCGCAGCGACTGTGGCGGGCTGGACCATGGTCGCCTGCCTGTGGCTGGGCGCACGCCGCATGGGAGAGGTCGCGCGGTTCGACCAGCGGTTCTACGACCGGAGCCTGCGCATTCTCACCGCCTCCGCCATCATGGGTGCTGTGCTCTTTGGTTTGGTGCAGCAGTTTGGCTGGCTGTTCTACCTGCCCAGCTGGCGCTATCTGGCGCTGTTAGGTCTGATCGTGCTGGGCGCGGTGGTCTATTTCGGTGTCGGCCAGATCATCGGCGCGGTCCGTTTGGGGGATATCAAACGTGCCGTGCGTCGCGGCGGGACCCCAACCCAGTAA